Part of the Dreissena polymorpha isolate Duluth1 chromosome 12, UMN_Dpol_1.0, whole genome shotgun sequence genome, GAGACATCATCTACGGGCATTTATGGTGAAACCAATTTCATTTTGGTAGACAGAGGCGATCTACTGAAAACAGCAATTGAGGAAATAAGGGCAATAAGCGACATGAGGAAATGCCTTGAAGTTCAGTTCTATGGAGAGGTAAATACATATAAAGTGTAGAAAAAAATCCACATACCCAAATGACCATACGATTTTCCAATTCCAAGTCTACTTCACTGAAAATAATTCCCTGTTTGTGATTATTGTGTTTCACTatattacatttttcataaatatgattTTTCAAACTTTGAAAAATATAGAAAGAATGTTGCAAAGAGGTTTGGAAATTTTGGGGCATTGAATTTCCTTGTTTTAGTGTCAGCGGGTTCTTGCCTAGCCATGCTATGGGAATAACGTAATCTTTTACACCCCAGCAAACGAAGTTTGCAAGGGAGTATGTAGTTGTCATTTTGTTGGTTGGTCGGCTGTGGGTTTGTTCATCTCTCTCTGACTGCTCCAACAGGTGGATCAAACTACTCATAAATTGTGTAAGTAATTGACTTGAAACTGGACATGTGTCATAAGGAAAAACTGTATATGTGCAAGACCCAATTTTAACATGCGGTGATTcaccattttgttaaaaaaaatgcgaACATTAGTGTCTGTAACAAATCTAGTGGGTTGTACCTGTCATTTGATTTTGCAGTGTGCTGCTGATTTTGGAGGTCCAAGAAAGGAATTCTTCTCTCTTGTCCTGCATTGCATTAAGGAAGAATACTTCGAGCCAGTGAGAGAGTGGTCAGATGACTATGAAGCTGTTGGCAGAATATTgggtaaatttattaaattaagctTATTTGACTGGGACAAAGTGCCATATAGTGGCCTGTACTTAGTGTTCCAAAGGCAAAGTCCAAGTCATTCAGGCTTTGAAAATTACATTATCCCAGTTGTACATACAGGGTTCTTGAACTCTGATATATGAGGCAAACATTCAGCCCCATAAGCACagtgaaaatgtatataatgaCGTGCTCCCATTTCAGAAACAAATGTCCCCCAtagtgatttaaaataattgcCAAAGTGGTgctgttttgcttttatttgtaaaTCCTTGTTCAAAAACAGGCCACTACAGTATAATGTAACTTTAATGAGCATCTCAAATTGTTTATTCTGAAAATTTATGATAGTATATCACATTTCAGCAAGGTAATTTATTCTcagttttaaagggaccgtcaaccacgaatgacgaaaaaagaaaagttctaaaataacgtatttttgtacaatttatattagtttattttgattaaaataccaGGACTGGTATATAACATAGAACTTAGAACtctattttagaacttttcttttttcatcattCGTAGTTGATGGTCCCTTTAAGGTGTTTACAGCttgttatttttagatatcaTAAAATCTTCTaacttttaactttaataatattttattgcatttttatgccctTGCCATGAAATTGCCCTGGGACCAAGAGGAAATTCAGGTTAAGTGAGGATTCCCGTTTAGAGGGGAAATCAACTATTTTGCTTTCAGTTGGTCATTTACATAGTCTAATGTGAAAAACTTTTCTTGGGTGAGGAGTTGATTTCCCAATGAGAcatgtacaaaaatatataaatattttgaggtACATTTAACATTCCAGCTCTGAGCACTATTCAAAACGGAAGATTACCTAGAATTATGTCAGCAGAGCTAGTGGAGAAAGTATTCAATCAAGTGCTGCCTGTAGACAAGTACATCCAGGACCTAAGAAAAGGTCTTGACAGTCTTGGTCTTGTTCAGGTAAATAATATTGAATGTTGCAAATAGAAGTTCTGATTAGAGCAGTTAAACCAATGTACAGCGGATGAACCAACAGTTATTACGGTATACAAAACATGCTTATTAGTCCCCTGCCTGTTTCCAGAGGGGACTATAGTGTCTGTcgatgtcagtctgtctgtccgtgtgtctatccgaggtggtttccggatgataacttcaCTTAGGGCTGATGGATTTGTTTGAAAGTTGGTCTGTAGGTAGCTTAGGGGAAGATCTGGTGTGGGATTGCATATGGGGTCAAAGGGTCAAATAtctaggtcactgttactaaaaatagaaatttggTTTCAATTAACATACATTAAATTCACATTCTTCAACTATCGTGCATGCTGTAGCTGTAAATGCACAAATAACATTGTAAATCTAGCAGATGCTGCCGTATAAACACAGCTAACCTTCAAGTAATGCAGGTAGGTGATGGTAGGGGACATGTATTGCGTGCAATACTAACTGTAAGCTTGTTTAAAGTTAATTGCATGGCCCTTAAAATAAGTATAGgtgggttgttgtttttttctccatttttataAGCCCAATGTGTGGTTTTGCAGACTACCACTTAAATGTCTTAACCAAACCCATATACATGACAATACCATTTATTTTATAACCGAAATAATATATCTTCATTCATGACTCTGTTATGAACAAAACGAGTGCTTCAACATAATGGAATTGTGCATTTGACCAGCGAAGAAGGATGATATATGTATTAttacaaaacatgtaaaacaattaaGTTCCCATTCAATTATTATATCCccataaacaaagtttaggggggtatataggagtgcaCTTGTCTGTCAGTTGGGCCGTTTCatggtttccactcaataacttgagtttggtttGACCTGTTGATGAAACTAGGATAGTGCCTTGTATCAAGACTTTGCTCGGGATTGATTTTGGGGTCCatcacagggctttttttcacCACTTTGGGAACATGACTTATACCCTTGAAATTAGTAATTTAAGCATCTTTTGACCACAAATTGGGAAAATATTAGTAGtattaaaaaattatgaaaatgttgGTAACTTATCATAAAATAGAACGACATGAGCTGAAACCAATCACTAAAATGGTGATTTCAACCTACCAGTCCTTTTCTGCACTgaaaaatttcattatttttgaatttttaaaactgaGGCTATCCATTGGGATTTTTTTACTCGATTTGGGATATGCTTTGCCATTGGAAATATGACCAAATAACGGCTATAAAATCAGCTGGAAAAAAGCCCTGCATCagattaaggtcaaggtcaccgtggctaacaatagaaaaatggtttccgatcaAAAATTTCTATTTCATATTAGATACCGTAATGAAACATGATTTAAAGGATGCTAATGACGAGACCTTGCCTCAGACTGcttttggggtcaaggtcactgtgacttaagTAAAGAGAGTTGATCCGTATCatggtttccgctcaataacttgagtttggtttGACCTGTtaacatgaaacttggtaggataagcttttctttttttgtgaagacaacatgcggAATATTCTGTGTCAGTGTGGCATATGGGGGTATTCGTctggtctgtgacaaagctctagttgtacaTTATTATCATGATGTACCAGTATAACTTTTTTTACCAATAGCATACAAAAGCATTTGGCCAATGTCCagcatttaaatattgcaaatcaTATCCATCAGTTGAGTTGCCTTCtttcttgttttacaaaatctTTAACACAATAGAGGGCAAAGTTTTGAACCCATGTGACTAATATGACCAGAATATATAACTCTTGACATTATCAGATTCTGGGTCTACAAATTGAATGTAGTTAATTTCATGTATCTTAATATAACAAAGTCAAATCCATTCTTAtgagcacattaattttatattttaaaacaatcacTCTATCGTGAGCGATTAAGGGATATTATGGCTATCTTGTTTTTGGAATGTGTATATCCATTAAAATCCTGTATAGTTGCAATAGAAATTGCAGTTTGAGTTTAAGTTTTTGAACAGCAAGATTTTGTTGAACCTTCGTTTTCAGCTTGTTCAAGAACTGCCAGCTGTTATTCACCTGTTCACACCTCAACAGTCGAATCCTTTAACGGTGAAGATGTTGACACACCTATTGAACCCACAGTTTAGTGCTGAAGGGTCAAACAGAAGACAGAGAGAGAATTCCACATACACGTTGTTCATCAAATACATGCGTGAAGCTGCAAGTAAGTTCCATTCAGTGTTTATACATTCAATTGTGGTATGCATCCTTTTTGTATACACTAAAGTCTTAAATTGTGTCTAAATAGCTCCACCTTTCAAAGGAAAAGATTGTCAAACgctattcagagctccagataagggccgtacagccgtaaaaacgccttttttcatgaagatttacgcattaatttttataaactggacgtacaattacgactttaatatccatttacgcatttacgaacaaaatctggccgtaccgattcgtctgcgtcagcgcggcgtgatttgttggtctctaacctaacggcttttttcgttaatttaaattaccgaaaagttgtagactgggttcatatattattgtctattctgttgcgtgatttcctgtaacttgtaaatccgtcaaaaacaatatgtctgcgcgcaatggaatgccggcttaaccgaaagcggttcagaacaacactttgttgtcaaataatgactacatacggtgtcgtctaaccatcctgacattaaatctgtaaacccagaaaaagacattgtcgccccgatattaaacgatttgattgcatcgatggcttaaaacgttagaaaacacgatgggaaacggatgagacagtgaaataagtgttcatttacttagcttactagttggcttgtgttttcttgtcaagaaaaatgaagaaatagtattagtcatgagttttaatgtgaaGTTGggtttgcatcataattcagaatggaaaacctaatacagtaactgtttaagaactacatatattaattataattgctgcaaatgtttctgtaaagtcagttatgcacccttcaatatccaagaacacgggtagtacagtactacctgtatttttggatacggtagtacaggtactaattgattttaagcgttactatttttctttctgtcagtggcagtaccgttactaatttcacaaatccttatctggagctctggctaTTGTCAATTGATCCTCTTGTCTGTGTTtggtaatgtttatatttatccccCAATTGCACAGTAGCAGTCAAAAGATATTTTGTTCATCTTCACAAAGGCAGGGTCATGTATATTACCATAGTTAAagagttcaaatgttcataatggttatgtttaatttgaaaaaggTCCATCTTTTAGAAACCAAGTAGTCTTGTCCAACGCATATTTTAGTACAAACTATGCTTGTCTTAAATGATATTGTCATCACCAGAGAGCATAATTTGGTACTTAGTATTTCAATCGCTATATTGCAGTTAAACACTCCAATTGCAAGCGAAATGACTACTTGTGTAATATATATTACACAGATCTTCTAacgattattttgttattttactcttgtttgtgcattttatttatagTCTCAGTTGTGTACCACTATAAGCCTCCATATATACCCTCCTGTTAATTGTTCAGCAAGGTGTGTTTATTTGCTGGCAATacttaaactgcattttaaactgGTGTGTGATGTTATTTGGCAGCCATATTATTTTCTGTGTAAACTATTCATTGGTTCACTACCGGATTCATCAAACCTTGAACCTccctcagtctatactgggggacatattgtttttgccctgtctgttggtgcaacagtatatttatgcattatatgtcataccttttaaacgaaaattttgcCCAAAACATTATAGAATAATTTCTGTAAAGCAAGCATTCAAATACTGTTAAAGCATGTTGGATGTTTTAAGTAAGTTAGCTTATTCCATTTAATTTTCAAGGTaagtattattatgaaaatttaaaatttcataaatCATTCCTAAAAAGTTATTTCAcatcaaaatcccccccccccccccacacacacatgaTTGTAACAGTTGATATATCCTTAATATTGCCACTTGCAGAGTGGTAAGTGTGTATAAACAGTTTAACATTTACcaaattattttagtattatgtataTCTTCAGGTGGAAGACGAGGTGCTGTAAATCTTAGGAGCATATTAAGGTTTGCCACTGGTACAGAGGAGGAACCTGCCTTGGGCTTTGCTCTTCAGCCTTCCATTCAATTTATGGAAAGTGCTAATTTCCTTCCCACTGCAAATACCTGCATAAACAGAATGAATTTATCATTGCCAGATGAAAGTAATCCACTACCACTGCAAGAGGAACTGTTAAATTTGTTTGATCTAGCATTTTGTAACACATTCTTTGGTTTAGAATAAAAAATGACATTCAcatataattatacccccattaccattggtaatagaggctatataggagtcactctgTCGGTCAGTCGGGCTGTCAcaaaatttcatccaatcttcaccaaacttggtcacaagttgtatctagatgatgtctaggtcaagtttgaatatgggtcatgccaggtcaaaaactaggtcacgggtcacttactgcgttttaaaccgaaagtttgtccggaccataaccatgtcatttatcattagatttcaaaatcacttggtacatttgttcaccatcataggacggtgtgtcatgcaataGAAGGACGtcgatgtctccaaggtcaaggttacactttgaattcaaaggtcaagtcggtcggtctgtctgtcccaaaaatttcatctgatcttcaccaaacttggtcagaagttgtatctagatgttgtcaaggtcaagtttgaatatgggtcatgccgggtcaaaaactaggtcacaggtcactaactgcgttttaaactgaaagtttgtctggaccataagtTCATAACCatatcatttatcattagattttaaaatgacttggtacatttgttcaccataagtggacagtgtgtcatgcaaaagaattaagtcgatatctccgatgtcaaggtcactcttggagttcaaaattcaaaaaaggccataaatgagcttgtccatgccataactatgtcattcattgtaagatttgaAAATGACTCcctacattaattttgttcacagtcattggacggcatgtcatgcaaaagaattcaagagttcaaaggtcaaaatggccataaaagacaATGGCATAATCATTCTTccaaatcgccataaattagcttctcttgttttgtgaagacagcgtgCAAAATATTCAATGTCACTGCAGCATTttggggtatatgtcacgtctgtgacaaagctctagttgtgtatatgtatgtagtaaaaaatgttttgaatgtagTATGTGAGTTATATTGGTGTAATCAACATTTACTTTGTGAACCCTCAAGAGGCCAACCTTTTTTTGcaatcttgaaacttggtcagcacatTTGTCCCCATAACATTATTACCTCTCCTGAGCACTATAGCCCCTATGTAGAGCTTATGTGATAGTCCTTTGTTTTTTGTGCATATAGTCCTTTTTTTTTGTGCATCGTCAATATATGCCATGTGAACGCTAGAGTCTACATTTTTGTccgatctaaatgaaacttggtcagataattagtcccaatgatatctggactcggtttgaaattgggtcattaagatgtcaaacactaggtcaaaaaagaaaaaccatgTGAACACTAGAGGTCAAATTtgatgcctaatcttcatgtaattttgtaataatgttttttttaatgataggtTCATTGTTGGTTGAGCATGAAAATAAGCCTTTTTTCCATGAACATTTACAAATTTTACTGTATTGTAGTGTACACAATGTGTAAAGTATATCAATTCTTTGAATTTGCTTATTAGCATGTTGTTAATTATGTCTTATTTACATGCAATACATTTTGcttgtttacattgtaaatgtGATGTTCATTTAAGTGTTGTCTGGGCTTGTTTCCTTCTTTTGCAGCAGCAAAGTATATTGACCCTTTTACCCAAGAAAAACTATGCTGTTTACCttcaaatttacttttaaaaaccATATTATCTCCTCAGTGGTAACTTTTCctcatatttaacattttgaccattttcccaaatcaaaatcataaaaatgacGTGTAATTTGGTTTTGTTCCTAATGGTATGTAACCCCatgtttttgtcatatttttgtgatatctttttcattgtttaaaagttttttttcacaaattgttaCTTATGAGCTATTGTGACCTGTCTTTGTTGGTCGTCCTGTATCTTGTGTCAACCTATTTACTTAAACGACATCTCCTCCTTACCAGCTGGTCCAATATTAATTAAACTTGGCAAGAATGTTCCTTGCATGAAGCTCTTTTAAAGTTTTTCAAACAAAAGCATTCCATGAATAACTCTGGCCATTGTTGCCATGGCAAGCGAAaggaaaaactttaaaaaatctcatCTGTTTTACCCCCACTACcattggtgggggggggggctatataggaatcactttgtctgtctgtcccaaaactttgtccggaccataactttgtcattaatcgtaatattttaaaatgacttggttaaTTTGTGCACCATTATGGGACGGTGCATCATGCAAAAGAAggatgtcaatatctccaagttcaCGGACACACTTTGAGTTGGAAGGTCAATATGCCCATAGACGAGtttttctgggccataactatgtcatttgttgtgagatttttaaatcatctggcaggtttgttcaccatcattacaCGGTGTGTGATGCGAAAAAATTCTGTCCatatcaccaaggtcaaggtcacatattagttcaaaggtcatatatgGCCATAAACtgaccttgtctgggccataactatgtcattccttGTGAGATTTGTGAATGACTCagtgcatttgttcaccatcattgaacagtatGTCAGGTGAAAGACCAAcaccgatatctccaaggtcaaggtcacacttgcatgataataaattattctttaaaataaaataaaattagtttctCTTACTTTGTGAAAACAACGGGTTAAATATTcagtgtcaatgtggcatgtagGGGAATTAGTTAGTTCTTCTTGTCTGAGTTATTGTCCTTTAAAGATTCCTATGTTATTACATGTTGTTAAGCGCAAGTTCTCTGAGCCTTACACATGTTCCATTTTTCAGCCACTGTTGTAGGTGTATTGCCAAAATTAGAGACAAAGCACATTCAGGGAGCATAACCTTTGTGGTCTGTGACAGCGACTTGTACTTGTAATTGCTTAGCATGAATGGCAATCTTTTGAGACAAGACCATATGGTGCAGGTAAAGACGTAATTAATGAGCTAAAGGTATAGTTCTAGCAATAACATGTTGCCCGTGTCCGTTTGAATGACTTCATGTGATATTTCTTTTGTACAACTTTGTGAAAGTATGCACACGAGCTGCGTTCATGTAATTGAGAATCTTATTAAATGTTTAGTTATTTGAGGTTAGTCTGTGTTACTTCAtttagaagcaaaatgaaaatgcccAAGGAAATTATAGACAGCCAGCATGAGATatgtaattatcccccgccagaggcggagggatattgttttggcgttgtctgtccgtccgtccggaacacttgtgtccggagcaatatcttggaagtgctttggcggatttcattaaaacttggtatgagtatatatatggataagacgatgatgcacgccaaatggcattgtacaccatctgttaataacggagttatagccctttgtatcttgaaaaaatgctttttactataggcacttttgtgtccggagccatatcttggaagtgctttggcggatttcattgaaacttggtatgagtatatatatggataagacgatgatgcacgccaaatggcattgcacaacatctgttaatatggagttatagccctttgtatcttgaaaaaatgctttttactataggcacttttgtgtccggagccatctcttggaagtgctttggcggatttcattgaaacttggtatgagtatatatatggataagacgatgatgcacgccaaatggcattgtacaacatctgttaataatggagtaatggccctttgtatagtAGTAcgtcatccgtccgatttgcacccatccttgAACAAACTATATGt contains:
- the LOC127852370 gene encoding uncharacterized protein LOC127852370, with translation MYSRAVRTSIMEITIVKKCTTFCKSNDVSDPIHVLKIFQKEIVTGRPLELTEETSSTGIYGETNFILVDRGDLLKTAIEEIRAISDMRKCLEVQFYGECAADFGGPRKEFFSLVLHCIKEEYFEPVREWSDDYEAVGRILALSTIQNGRLPRIMSAELVEKVFNQVLPVDKYIQDLRKGLDSLGLVQLVQELPAVIHLFTPQQSNPLTVKMLTHLLNPQFSAEGSNRRQRENSTYTLFIKYMREAASGRRGAVNLRSILRFATGTEEEPALGFALQPSIQFMESANFLPTANTCINRMNLSLPDESNPLPLQEELLNLFDLAFCNTFFGLE